From Arachis stenosperma cultivar V10309 chromosome 2, arast.V10309.gnm1.PFL2, whole genome shotgun sequence, one genomic window encodes:
- the LOC130963542 gene encoding uncharacterized protein LOC130963542, producing MPGTVAVLRTSPVRIGAQLDESQAYFHRLFWTFPPCIEAFRHCKPLVSIDGTHLYGKYGETLLVAIAQDGNSNILPVAFALVEGENAESWAFFLSHLREHVTLQPGLLVISDRHNGIKAALEAPDGGWLPPSAYQTFCIRHVAANFALTFKGKDARRLLVNVAYVKTEVEFHYWFDILRSKDPAMCDWGVRNLPVYSLVKATYGRLAELFVRKGREVEAQQGTGQQFSQHLVKCIEANLNTARCFTVTLDDRDNSEFTVAETTPTGSFSLGSYRVSLASQTCDCRYFQALHFPCPHALACCAYSRLTWEPYVHQCDVL from the exons ATGCCTGGTACTGTTGCAGTCCTTAGGACGAGTCCTGTTCGTATCGGTGCACAGCTGGACGAGTCTCAAGCTTATTTTCACAGACTATTTTGGACGTTTCCACCATGTATCGAGGCATTCCGTCATTGCAAGCCCCTAGTTAGTATTGACGGCACCCATCTCTATGGCAAGTATGGGGAAACGTTGCTTGTCGCGATTGCACAGGACGGAAACTCCAACATACTCCCTGTGGCATTCGCATTAGTCGAGGGTGAGAATGCTGAGTCGTGGGCCTTCTTTCTCTCCCACCTGCGTGAGCATGTGACACTGCAGCCGGGTCTGCTGGTTATATCGGACAGGCATAACGGCATCAAGGCCGCGCTTGAGGCTCCTGACGGAGGATGGTTACCTCCGTCTGCATACCAGACATTCTGCATTCGACATGTAGCGGCAAATTTTGCCCTAACCTTCAAGGGCAAAGACGCAAGGAGGCTACTTGTGAATGTGGCATACGTTAAGACCGAGGTCGAGTTCCATTACTGGTTTGATATTCTGAGGTCTAAAGACCCGGCGATGTGTGACTGG GGTGTCAGAAACCTTCCTGTGTACTCGCTAGTGAAGGCAACATACGGAAGGTTGGCCGAATTATTTGTTCGCAAAGGGAGAGAGGTTGAGGCACAGCAGGGAACCGGACAACAATTTAGTCAGCACTTGGTAAAGTGTATAGAGGCCAACTTGAATACGGCTCGGTGCTTCACGGTGACTTTGGATGACAGGGATAACTCCGAGTTCACCGTCGCAGAGACAACTCCTACTGGTTCTTTCTCACTGGGTAGCTACAGAGTCTCGCTTGCATCTCAGACATGTGACTGCAGATACTTCCAGGCCCTTCATTTTCCGTGTCCCCACGCACTGGCATGCTGTGCCTATTCACGGCTTACATGGGAGCCTTACGTCCACCAG TGCGATGTATTGTGA
- the LOC130963543 gene encoding uncharacterized protein LOC130963543, producing MASEESFVVLVHHRGSIKRKTRSGVKFTDKDPLCMIVRPTTRYEDLVSSVLLKLGLEGHISLSPAVSRGEDTELLAKLVDVVSSSRGSNRNTTTLATLAGSSSRPAVASSSVPAYEPPVQPIASPSFAFDLNGSVGDEVGTGEFPRTSLHCAAPAGVGNGFLDDPEDDDVESNMIVDDSGDDVGASEPAGASGDSSSGTQQYPPYFSSLYLDAMRQEGVPGQPARFGARDGEGSAGLTEFQVGQQFQDKDEALLSVKTYSIRRGVQYKVVESDYHRYVGKCSEFGNGCTWLICLSLRQRKGLWEVKRYNGPHMCLATSISSDHRTLDYHMISAFIMPMVRADASVSIKVLLNATAAHFGFRPTYRRVWLAKQKAVALIYGNWDESYNELPRWVLGV from the exons atggctagtgaggagagtttCGTAGTGTTGGTTCACCACAGAGGATCCATTAAGAGGAAAACTCGTTCTGGTGTGAAGTTCACTGATAAGGATCCTCTGTGTATGATCGTCAGGCCTACAACTAGGTATGAGGACCTTGTTAGCTCTGTACTGCTGAAACTTGGTCTCGAAG GTCATATTTCATTGTCGCCGGCAGTTTCCAGAGGTGAGGACACAGAACTGTTGGCAAAGTTGGTTGACGTGGTATCCAGCTCGAGGGGTTCGAACCGGAATACCACCACTTTAGCCACGTTAGCCGGTTCTAGCTCCAGACCTGCCGTTGCTTCTTCCTCCGTCCCTGCATACGAGCCACCCGTCCAACCTATTGCCTCCCCTTCGTTCGCTTTTGATCTCAACGGCAGTGTAGGCGACGAGGTCGGAACAGGGGAATTTCCACGAACCTCTTTACATTGTGCTGCACCGGCTGGGGTTGGAAATGGATTTTTGGATGATCCAGAGGACGATGATGTCGAGTCGAATATGATTGTTGATGACAGTGGCGATGATGTCGGAGCAAGTGAGCCTGCTGGGGCGAGCGGTGATTCTAGCTCTGGCACACAGCAGTACCCTCCATATTTTTCCTCTTTGTACTTAGATGCCATGAGGCAGGAGGGGGTTCCTGGGCAGCCGGCTAGATTTGGCGCTAGAGATGGTGAAGGGTCTGCAGGTCTGACAGAATTTCAGGTTGGTCAGCAATTTCAGGATAAAGATGAGGCCCTGTTAAGTGTGAAGACTTACAGCATCCGTCGAGGGGTACAGTACAAGGTCGTGGAGTCTGACTATCACCGGTATGTGGGCAAGTGTTCTGAGTTCGGGAATGGGTGCACATGGTTGATTTGCCTGAGTCTCCGACAGCGCAAGGGCCTTTGGGAAGTCAAACGCTACAACGGACCGCATATGTGTCTCGCCACCTCCATCTCCAGCGACCACAGGACTTTGGATTACCATATGATATCGGCATTCATTATGCCAATGGTTAGGGCTGATGCATCCGTCAGCATCAAGGTGCTCCTAAATGCCACCGCCGCACACTTTGGGTTTAGGCCGACGTATAGGAGGGTCTGGTTAGCCAAGCAGAAGGCTGTTGCCCTCATCTATGGTAACTGGGATGAGTCGTACAACGAGCTCCCAAGGTGGGTGTTAGGAGTCTAG
- the LOC130963545 gene encoding uncharacterized protein LOC130963545, with protein sequence MALATNVSAQISSIPMLNGSNFKVWKDTVEIVLGCMDLDTTLREEKPTSTPKNLNEVKIEKWERSNRMSIMIMKRSIPEAFRSTITEDKDAKKFLKDVEKFFTKNEKAEASSLLSKLVSMRYKGTRNIREYIMEMSHLASKLKALKLELSEDLLVHFILISLPTHFGQFNRGDCPRLYGSRHSSLRGETHFHSGKSQ encoded by the coding sequence ATGGCTTTAGCTACCAATGTTTCTGCGCAAATTAGCAGTATTCCTATGCTGAATGGTTCAAACTTTAAAGTTTGGAAGGATACCGTGGAGATTGTCCTCGGTTGTATGGATCTAGACACAACTCTTCGAGAGGAGAAACCCACTTCCACTCCGAAAAATCTCAATGAGGTTAAAATAGAGAAGTGGGAGAGATCCAATCGAATGAGCATTATGATCATGAAACGGTCAATTCCTGAGGCGTTTCGGAGCACAATTACTGAGGATAAAGATGCCAAAAAGTTCCTAAAAGATGTTGAAAAATTCTTTACTAAGAATGAAAAAGCGGAGGCAAGTAGTCTTTTGAGCAAACTTGTCTCCATGAGGTATAAAGGTACAAGGAACATAAGGGAGTACATTATGGAAATGTCTCATCTTGCTTCAAAGTTGAAAGCACTAAAGTTAGAGTTGTCTGAAGACTTACTCGTGCATTTCATTTTGATTTCCCTTCCTACACACTTTGGGCAATTCAACCGTGGAGATTGTCCTCGATTGTATGGATCTAGACACAGCTCTTTGAGAGGAGAAACCCACTTCCACTCCGGAAAATCTCAATGA